CCGTATTCGTCAGTTTGGAGTTTGAAGTGGCAGGGAGCTCCCTTATTAAAAGAGGGTTTGCTATGGCAGTTAATAAGTACATCAGCTTATTGTTAATTTCTTTCTTAAGTCCTTTTGCTGCAGGTTATTCTAATTCCACTCTAGATACGCTAGTTAGTTTTTCTCATGATATTGAAGTACCACCTGATTCAAGTAAAGCGGATCTATTTGAATCTGAGGATAATAAAGCATACTACGATGATGTCGTAAATGGCTTTTATTTATGGCAGGCAGAGCGCTATTTTGGTCAAAGTGACATCAAACGGGCAAAGGCAGCCATTGATAATGTATTAGCTGACTCACCCGATTTGGCGGCCGCGCATGCGGCGCTTGGCCGTTATTATTTTTATGTACATGACTTTCAGATGAGTCTGAAAGAATTTTTATTAGCGCAGTATTTAGATCCCGATTATTTTCCTGCTTATGTCGATGCGGCTGACCTGTATATAAAAGTATTTAAGCGGGCAGACCTGGCAATTGACTCTTATAAGAAAGCATTAGCAATCAAGCCTGATCATGGGCAGGTGCATTATGCCTTAGCAGTTGCTTATATTAATGACAATCAGTTAGATAAAGCTAAGCTACACTTCTTGCAGGCCGCAATTATTGCACCTTGGTATGCACAGTCGTGGCTTGCAATGGGACATATTGCTATGGCAGAAGGGAATTTAAACAAAGCACAACAGTTTCTGGATAAGTTATTAGATTATCAGCCAGGGTTTGCACCAGCATATATTTTGTTGGGGGACTTATTCAGAAAGAAAAAACAATATACCAAAGCGCTTTCCGCATACCATCAGGCAATAACTTTGCAAGATGACTTATCGACAGCTTGGATGAAAATAGCCTCATTGCATGAGCAGTTAGGGGCAGACACGCAAGCAATTAATGCATACCAGAAAATAGTTGCTATTCGGCCAACAGAGGCAGAGGTATATAACAATCTGGCAAAATTAACCATGAAAAAAAATCAGCTAGTTAAAGCGGAGGAATGGGCAAGGCAAGCGATTTTACTAGCACCTCACAAGTTGATATTTAGGCAGACGTTAGCTTGGATTTATCAGGCGCAAGGTAAGTTTGAAGAAGCATTGAATTTAATCAAGCAGTTTATTGGACAAGAGGATGATAATGCGGAGATACATTATCAATTGGGGGTGATTTATCAAAAGTTAGAGCAAGCAGAAAAAGCCAAGTTTTTTTTGCAAAGAGCTATTTCAATTAATCCAAATTACAATGATGCCCGACAAGTGCTGAAGGGTCTTTAAGCTGTGTGTTTCAATTAGTCATCATGTAAAGCGAGCGTTGCTCGCTTTACTTTTTTGGAATATTAAAAAGGTTGCATCTCTACCAGCAAGACAATCCCGATGAGTAGTAATACTGGAGCTTCATTAAAAAAACGAAAAAAGATATGATTTTTATGGTTCTTATCTTCGCGAAATTGCTTCACAAAGTAGCCGCAAGTGAAGTGATATATAATCAGTAAAATAACCAGTGTTAGTTTGGTGTGCATCCAACCCACTGACATAAACCCCTGGAAGTTGAAGGTTAATAACCAGATGCCAAGCAATACAGTTGCAATCATAGCTGGTGTGGTGATGCCCCGATATAGTTTCCGTTCCATAACTTTAAAGCGGTCAATACTGGTTTGGTCTTTAGACATAGCGTGATATACAAATAGTCTTGGTAAGTAAAACAGGCCAGCAAACCAGCAGACCATCGCAATAATATGAAAGGCTTTAATGCCTAGATATAACATTTAATTCATCTCCTGTAGGCTATTTTCGCAAGTGATAATAACGCTCGATATCTTCTTTGGTTAAGATGCCATTAATGGGGGAAATCAGTGGTGCACCAACATTTTGAATATACAGTGCCTCAACCCCTGTTTGTCGGAGCTTTTCTCGGGCCTCTTGTAAAGTCGCTTGAATGTAAAGTGGAGCGATATCTTTTCGTTGGCCAGGTAGGCCAAGTAAATCTAATAAAGGGGCTTCTTCGTCAACCTGATCAGTTGCTTCATCTGTCTTATTGGTCCGTTTGGCCTCTAAATAGCGAGCTAGATCTGCAGCAAGTAAAATAGCGCGTGGTTGTTTATCGTCAATAACTATCCATACAGGCTTGCTGTCTAATGCATGGCAAGCATCATCGTAACTACAATGTCTTGGCAAGCGAACAAAGCGCCGATCCATCATACTGGCTACGCCAATGCGCCGTAAGGCTTGGCTGAGTGGATCACTGGTGGGATCTACCCCTTGCTCTTTTAGTAAGGCAGTAAAGATTGAAGGCTGTTTAAATATTTCACTGCTGGTTAAGTTAGCAACCACGATAATAAGCATGGCAGGCAAGATAATATTTGGATTTTGAGTTAGTTCTAGTACAGCAATTAGTGCCGCTAAAGGTGCTTGTAAAACTGCCCCCATCATAGCTCCCATGCCTAGCATGGCATAAAACCCTTCGCTAGCTGTATTTGATGGAAATAAGGTAAAACTCGCAAGCCCAGTTAAAGCGCCAAATGTAGCACCTACTAACAAAGAAGGGCCGATGATGCCTCCAGGTATGCCAGCACCGCAAGCAGCAGCAGTTATAATTAACTTGCACGGCAGTAATAATAGAAGTAACTGCCAGCTAAGGTTGCCAACTAAAATTTCATTAACAGTGTCGTAACCAATACCTAATACTTCCGGAATATAAAAACCAATAGCTCCAGTAGCTAAACCAACCGCAAGAAATTTTTGCCACCAGCTAAATTTCAATCGAGAAAAAAATCGTACCAGCCAAATAAAAGCAGCAGCAAGAGAGCCAATCACTACTGCTTCCGTAATCATTAAGGGTAATTCTGTTAATGAGCCCATTTGTAGCTGGGGTACAATAAATGCTGGCTCGGCACCATAAACTGCCTGCGATACTACCGCTGCAGTAACTGAAGCGATTATGACTGGAGTAAAGCCAATGATAGTGTACTCCATCATGATAACTTCCATGGCAAAGATTACTCCAGCCATAGGTGTATTAAAACAGGCTGCAATAGCAGCGGCACTGCCACAGCCAACAAGAGTGCGAATACTATTGTTAGGAAGCTTTAACCACTGACCAATTAAGCTGCTGCCTGATGCTCCCAAATGAACGGCAGGGCCTTCACGGCCACAGGATTGTCCTGACATTAAGGTGATGACACCACCAATAAATTGGTTGGTGAAGTTTTTCCAAGGTAAGTGGCCTTGATGAAAACCCAGGCGTTCAATCACATGAGCAATGCCTACTTTGCGATGTTGAGTTGCTATACGTGAAAACACTAGTACTAATACAACTACGCCAATGCAAGGAAGTAGGATTCTCCATAATGGCCCTATTCCTTCAAAATTTTCGTGGTCTTTAAAAGGTAATAACAAGCTTAATGGGAACTCTACTGCTGCGCGAAAAAGTACAATGACAATCCCTGTGAATAAACCAGCGGCGAAACCGAGAATGGCCAATTGAGGAAGGGCATCGACATTTGCTAATTGGTGACGAAATCGTTGTAATAGTCTTTGAGGTAGCGGCTGTTGATTCATAAATAAAGTAAAGTCACTGAGCTAATCGCAGTAGTTGCCAAGAGGCTGGCTGTTATTTGAATTCCTAATTGGTTTTGCATACGAAACCTGTTGTCAGAAAATACTTTAAAATTCTGCTGTAGGCTATATCATGCCAACCATTCATCCATTTCGTAATATGAGGTTGATGGGGTGTATAAGATTGGTTTGGTTGGAGGCACTGGCTACACTGGCGCTGAGTTAATGCGTTTGTTGGTCAGTCATCCACAAGTAAAGTTGCATGTAATTACGTCTCGCTCGGAACAAGGCATTGCTGTTGAGGACATGTTTCCGAGTTTAAGAGGCTTTGTTGACCTGAGCTTTACCAACCCCTCCATTGAAACACTAGCAGAGTGTGACCTGGTATTTTTTGCTACTCCGAATGGGGTGGCAATGAAGCTAGTGCCTGAACTATTGAAAGAAGGTATTAAGGTAGTAGACTTAGCGGCTGATTTTCGTCTACAAGATCCTGTAGTGTGGGAACAATGGTATGGTTGTCCCCATGCTTGCCCTGAGGTGTTAAAACAAGCTGTTTATGGGCTACCTGAAGTAAACCGAAAGCTCATCAAGCAAGCCCAATTAGTAGCAAACCCTGGCTGCTACCCAACGGCTGTGCAACTTGGACTTTTACCGTTAATTGAACAAGACCTAGCAGATACTGACTACTTAATTGCCGATGTAAAGTCTGGAGTCAGTGGCGCTGGTAGAGGGGCAAAAGTAGGTTCGCTGTTATGTGAGGCGAGTGAGAATATGACTGCTTACGGCGTCTCTGGTCATCGCCACTTGCCTGAAATAACTCAAGGGCTACAACGGGCTGCGCAGGATAAGCCTATAGGGTTAACTTTTGTGCCGCATCTGACGCCAATGATTCGTGGCATTCATGCTACCTTATATATAAGGGTGATGGATAAGCAAGTTGACCTACAGGCTCTTTATGAAAAGCGCTTTGCGGATGAGCCTTTTGTTGATGTGTTACCCCAAGGTGAACACCCTCATACCCGCTCGGTAAAAGGTACGAATACCTGTAGAATGGCAGTACATCGGCCACAAAATGGTGAAATTGTGGTAGTTTTGTCAGCTATTGATAACTTGGTAAAAGGCGCTGCTGGCCAAGCTATCCAAAATATGAATATTATGCTGGGCATTGAGGAGGCACAAAGTTTGCTCGTGCCAGGGTTAATGCCGTAAAGAGTGGGAGAGTTTAATGGCCGCAGTTAAAGGGTCGAAGCAGGAAAAGCTAATTGTAGTGCCATACCATCCTGTACAACGGGTTTTTCAGCGTATTTTATATTGGTTGTTGTTATTTGCGGTTGCAGCTTCATGCTATGTGTTGGGTGCGTTTGTAGGCACTGGTTCTCAGCAGGATGTAATAGCCGAAAGGGATCGGCTCAGGCTGACAGAGCAAGAGCAGCGTCAAGAACTTTCCCAACTTAGACAGCAGGAAGCATCACTGCAGAGAGAGAAGCAGGTTGATCAGGAGCTGGTTAAAGCGCTTAAAGAGCAGATTCGTCAGTTGGAAAATGACAAGCTTGCTCAAGAGCAGGGTCTGGCTTTTTATAAAAAAATCATGTCACCAGAAAGTGAGGACAAAGGGCTGCAAATTGAAAGGTTTATCCTTAAGCCCACCCAGCATCCGCGTCGTTATCAATATAAGGTGCTGGTCACTCAGGTGGCAGAAAATAGTGCAACGCTTCATGGCCACGTCAACATTACTATTGTAGGTAAGCAGTCAGGTAAAGCGCACAAAATAGCACTAAAAAGTGTTTCAACTGATATCTCACAACAAAATATAAAACTAGGCTTTAAGTATTTTCAGAATATCCCAGGACCCGATGACCGTTTCGGTGTGATGGATTTGCCTGCTGGCTTTAAACCTGAATATGTATTAATTACAGGTCAGTCAAAGGCACCTAAAGTAAAAACGGTAACGAAAAGAGTTAAGTGGATTGATACGGAGACCCAGTTAAATGTGGGGCAAGGCTAAACCAAGAAAAATCAGTGTTGAGAAACACGGACATACCACCTTGATAGCGAGCTGTACGACGGTGACGGGTGATATTACCTTTACTGGCATGTTGCAGGTAGAAGGCATTATTAAAGGTAATGTCACTTCCACTGAAGGTGAAATTCGCTTAGCTGAGAGTGGCGTAATTGATGGCGAAATTAGAGCACCCAGTGTGGTTATCAATGGGAAAGTGCATGGTGATGTATTTGCCAGTGATAAATTAGAGTTAGCCAGCAAAGCGCTCATTGAGGGCAATGTTTATTATAACCGCGTAGAAATGGTGATGGGTGCTCAAGTCAACGGCAAGCTGGAGCATAAACCCACTAAACTTGCTGAGCGGCGTAGTAAAGAAAAAGAAAAGCCTGTAGTCACTAGCAAAAAAGATCAGGCAGCTTCATCTGCAGCATTAAAGCAACAGGCAAAAGCGGCGCTGGAGTCAACTGGCTAAAGAGGTAGGCTCGCAAGTGCTCTTGGCACTGTATGTAGGTGTAGGGTTGGGTAGTACGTATAGCAATTTTGTAGTTGACCAAATTACTTGGTTACTTGGATAATGGTTACCCAGAAGTGATTTGTCTGACTGGAGTGGAAATGACAGCAGAGACTTTTGATCCTGGCATCCCTTTGACCTTTACGGCCAATGCTGCAGCAAAAGTAAAAAGTCTAATTGAAGAAGAAGGCAACGAACAGTTAAAGCTACGTGTCTTTGTTACAGGTGGTGGCTGCTCGGGGTTTCAGTATGGTTTTACTTTTGATGAAGATATTGCTGATGATGATACTCAAATAGAGCGCGATGGAGTGAGGCTCGTTGTTGATGCTCTGAGCTTTCAGTATTTAGTTGGTGCAGAGGTTGACTACATTGAAGGTTTGCAAGGGTCTCAATTTGTAGTAAATAACCCTAATGCTACAACTACTTGTGGTTGTGGTTCATCTTTTTCTATTTAAATAAAAAAACCTGCTGTTCTGCAGGTTTTATGTAACTCTTCTCTAATCTTTTTTACTGAGTTTTGCCACCTAGTAGCTCATCCAGGGTAAATAGCACCAAGAACTCTTGGTCCTGCAGCATTGGTGACTGTTGATAAGTTACCTGGTTGTTTGGTTAAAGCTTGTTTCGCTAGCCAAGCAAAAGCAGCAGCTTCAACCCAGGCAGGATTTAAGCCTAATTTTTCTGTAGTGGTAACGAGATAACTAGGGAGGTGGTGCTTGATACGGCAAGTTAGGTATTCATTAAAGGCACCGCCGCCACACAGGTAAAGCTCACCTGTTTTAAACCCATAGGAAGTAATGGCTTGAGTTAAACTGATAGCTGTTAATTCAACTAACGTTGTTTGTACGTCATTTGCAGTCACATCATGATAGCCTTTTAAGTGCTGCTCAAGCCACTCTAGGTTAAATAACTCTCGTCCTGTGCTTTTGGGTGGTGGTTGCTGAAAATACTTTTCAGTTAGCATTGATTCTAACAGTGGCAAGTTTACCTTTCCTTTTGAAGCCCAATTCCCTGATTTATCATAAGATTGATCTAGGTGTTTTTTTACCCAAAGGTCGCACAAACCATTTGCAGGGCCAGTATCGAATCCTAATACAGGTTGAGAGTTGTCTTTAGGTAAGGTCGTAATATTGGCAATGCCACCGAGATTGGCAATGACCCGATCGGTTTGATAGTTGCGAAAAATACTCGCATGAAAGGCTGGTACTAAAGGAGCACCTTCGCCGCCTGCAGCTAGGTCACGTCGACGAAAGTCAGCAACTGTAGTGATACTAGTTTTCTCTGCGATAATATTGGGGTCGCCAATCTGCCAGCTAAAACCAAGCTCTGGGTAATGACGTATGGTTTGGCCATGACAGCCAATAGCTTTAATTTGCTTACAGGGTATCTGGCATTTTTCAATAAGTGATAAACTGGCTTGGGCAAATAATAAACCTAGCTCAATATCTATTTGTGCTAGGTCTTTAATGCGAATGAGACTGCTATCGGCCAGCTGAGCAATTTGCTGTTTTAATTGTTCGCCAATCGGAATCTCTTGGGTGGCTACTAGTTTAAACTCTGGATCAAAGCAAACTATTGCGGCATCTACAGCATCCATGCTGGTACCTGAGATGATTCCAATATAATAGTTAGGATGAGGTGTCATCATTATTTTTGTAATGCAATTATTGACCCTGAGCGACCATTTTCCAATTTAGCTAGAATTTGCTGGGCAACTAGAATAAACCGAGAGCGCTCTTTTTTGGCAATAGGCAGTGCTTTTGGAAATTTTACAGTTAAGGGGTTTTTGTGAACCCCATTAACACGGAACTCATAGTGCAAGTGAGGTCCAGTAGCTAACCCAGATTGCCCTACGTAGCCAATCACTTGTCCTTGCTTGACTCTAGTCCCGTTCCTAATTCCTTTTTTGATTCTGCTCATATGGCCGTATAAGGTTTTGTAGCGTTGGCCATGTTGTAGAATAACTGCACGACCATAACCACCTTTTCTGCCAGCAAAATACACTTTACCATCCCCGCTTGCTTTTATGGGAGTTCCCGTTGGTGCCGCATAATCAACCCCTTTATGTGAGCGAATTTTGTTTAGTATTGGGTGTCGTCTACCGGGGTTAAAACGAGAGCTAATTCGGCTGAATGCAACTGGAGTACGAATGAAAGCTTTTCTCATACTTAAGCCGTCAGGCGTATAGTAGCTAGCGTGGTTATTTGAGTCAGTATAACGAATAGCTTTAAAAGTTTCTCCACGATTGGTGAATTCTGCTGCCAGGATATTACCAACGCCAATTTTTTTACCATCCAAAAATTTTTCTTCAATAATGACTTTGAAGTGGTCTCCTTTGCGAATATCCAATGCAAAATCAATATCCCAGGCAAAAATATTGGCTAGCTGCATAGTTAGGCGATGAGGTAAACCAGCTTTTTGGCTGGCATTAAAAAGAGAGGAGTTGATTGTCCCTGCTAAAATCTTTTGCCGAATAGCTGGCTTGCGGATAATTTCCTCAGTTTTATAAGCATCATCAGCCTTAGTAATTATTAAACTTTCGAGGTTGCTGCGGGTATATTTAACCTGTTTAAGCTCTCCACTAGGACTAACGAAAAATTCCAGTTGTTGACCAGGCATTATGTTAGCTAGCTGTTTAGCCTCTTCACTGCTCGAAACAATTTTATAAAGGGTTGAGCTACTGAAGCCAAGCCTTTTAAAAATAGTTGAAAGTGACTCCCCCTTTCTAACCGTATGGGATCGTTTTTTATCTTCAAGAAGCTGAGTGCTGCTGTGTTGTTCGGCTGATATGGAGCGTTCAGTCGCTTCAAGTGTGCCAACAGCGCTGACAGCTAACAAGTGTTTTTCTGTGTTGTCAGAAGGCTTACTTAAGTCAATAGTGGGGGGTAAATCACCCTCTTCTTTAAATGTGGAGTTGGTCGGAGTTTGAGGTACTGAATTGTGTTTAACTACACCTGCTTTTACAGTGTTGTGCTCTGAGGAAATCAGTGGGGCCTGCTTCTTTTCAGATGAACGCACTACTTCTGTATTAGTTAAGCCTTCTTTTGTAGTGTTTGCTTTTGTTGTACTTACTATGTTGGGGGATGTTTCATGGGTTTGACTTCCATTGACTCCATCAATAGTTAAAGAGTAAGTTTGCTTAGTATTGCTGCTAACTTGGGAAGCATCCTCTGCGGGAGCATTTAGTAGCGAAAACGCTACCCCTAGTGCAACTGTTGAAGCTATTGCCAAGTGAGGCTTAGGGAAGCGCTGCCACTTGCTACGAGCAGAATCAATCTTATTCATGATGTTTTTACAGTATTTTATGCAAGGGTGGGGCTAAGTGTTTACTCTATAATCAATTTTTCTTTAAGTGATAGAGTAAGACTGCATTTTTATCAAGAAATTCCTGCAGAGTCCAAAAGACTTTCTCGCCAACTACTTTGATTTTTTTGTTACTATTCCGTTTTTTGGTCTATTCAAACAAAGTTTGATTTAATTAATAGTGCACACTTCCTGGGTATATCGTTTCACGTGATGAGTGGTATTAGGAAGGTGGGAGCGCTCCGTGTTTGTAACTAAGGTATTGCAATGGTAGATGGTCAAAATTCACTGATTAATGACTTGGAATGTAGGCAGCTGATAGCTCAGATGACAGCGGCGGAAGAGTTGGCTGATCATATGAATGAAAAGCCAAGGGTTGTTTATTGTGGTTTTGATCCGACTGCAGATAGCTTGCATATTGGAAGTCTTGTGCCCCTTTTAGCTTTAAAACGTTTTCAGCAAGCTGGTCATAAACCTATAGCACTAGTTGGTGGAGCGACTGGATTAATTGGTGATCCGAGTTTTAAAGCAGCAGAGCGAAAACTTAATACACCTGATGTGGTTGCCAGCTGGACAGATAAAATTAAACAGCAAGTGAGTCAGTTTATTGATTTTGATTGTGGCTGGAACTCGGCAGAAGTCGTCAATAACCTAGAGTGGACTCAAAACTTAAATGTATTGTCATTCTTAAGAGATATTGGTAAGCACTTTTCTGTTAATGCCATGATTGCCAAAGAGTCAGTGAAGCAACGGATTGATCGTGATGGTTCTGGAATATCCTACACGGAATTTACTTACATGATTTTGCAGTCTTATGACTTTGCTGAGTTATACAGCCGTTACAACTGTACTGTGCAGATTGGTGGCAGTGATCAATGGGGGAATATTACTGGTGGTATTGACCTCTCTCGGCGTATGCATCAGGCACAAACTTATGGGTTAACATTGCCTCTTGTAACCAAAGCGGATGGAACAAAATTTGGTAAAACGGAAACTGGAACGATCTGGCTGGATTCAGCAAAAACTTCTCAGTACGCTTTTTACCAGTTTTGGATTAATACAGCAGACGCTGATGTTTATCGCTTTTTAAGGTACTTTACCTTCTTGTCAGAAGAGGAAATACGAGCGATCGAAACTGAAGATGCGAAAGCGGAAGGTGCTAAATCTGCCCAGCGTATTCTTGCTCAAGAAGTTACTAAGTTAGTGCATGGTGAGGAAGGGGTTAATGCAGCCAAGCGCATCTCTGATGCATTGTTTGCAGGTGATATCTCTAACTTATCTGAAAGTGACCTAAGCCAGTTAGCGTTGGATGGAATGCCTACCACTGTTATTAAAGAAGAGAGCAAACAGTTAACTGAGCTGTTAGTCGATACTGGCCTGGCGCTGACACCAAGAGGGCAGGTGACAGTCGGGCAGGCACGTAAATTTATTAAAGAGAACGCCATTAGTGTGAATGGTCAAAAAATAACAGACCAGGAGGCCATTATTTCTAGTATCTCCGGTATGCATGGTAAATACCATTTATTAAAGCGGGGCAAAAAGGTTTTTCATTTGGTATTTTGGCAGTAACAGATTATACTTAAAACACTGTGCTATAGGCTCGTTGAGTAGGGCTTCATTCAAGTTCAAGTTGCAGTCTTCACCTATCCTGGTGATGTTTATATTTTCCAATTAAATACCATCAATAGGTGATAAAGCTTGTCTAGAATATTTCTGGCAAGCATTTCAAGCTTGCACTTTTAAACAGAAAATTATTTAAAGGAATAAGCTTGACATAGGGTGGGCAATCAGTAGAATGCACCGCCACTGACTGGAGATGAACAGAAAAGACAGCAGCTGCCGGGGACTTTAGAGTTTGCGGAGGAGCTGAAAAAACTTTTCAAAAGATCTTCGGTAAGGGCGAAAAAAAATCGCTTGACTTTAAAAGGTTAAACGATAGAATGAGCGCCCTCAGTTAGCGAGCCAAGCGCGGCTAACAAGTTCTTTAACAAGTTAATCAGACAATTCATGTGGGCTTTAGCTGCGATGATGAGACAGAAATAAATCTCTTGAGAGTAAAATCTTTAAGAGAGTCATCGCACTAAAAGTCAATATATTTGAGATTTAGATAACGCGATGAGCCAAGTTTGGTTTTGCACTTTAAGCAAGACAAAATGATTTAAACTGAAGAGTTTGATCATGGCTCAGATTGAACGCTGGCGGCAGGCCTAACACATGCAAGTCGAGCGGAAACAGGGGAGCTTGCTCCCGCTGTCGAGCGGCGGACGGGTGCGTAACGCGTAGGAATCTACCTGGTAGTGGGGGATAGCCCGGAGAAATCCGGATTAATACCGCATACGCCTTAAGGGGGAAAGAGGGCCTCTATTTATAAGCTCTTGCTATCAGATGAGCCTGCGTCGGATTAGCTAGTTGGTAAGGTAAAGGCTTACCAAGGCGACGATCCGTAGCTGGTCTGAGAGGATGATCAGCCACACTGGGACTGAGACACGGCCCAGACTCCTACGGGAGGCAGCAGTGGGGAATATTGCACAATGGGCGCAAGCCTGATGCAGCCATGCCGCGTGTGTGAAGAAGGCTCTAGGGTTGTAAAGCACTTTCAGTAGGGAGGAAAGGTTGCAAGTTAATACCTTGCAGCTGTGACGTTACCTACAGAAGAAGCACCGGCTAACTCCGTGCCAGCAGCCGCGGTAATACGGAGGGTGCGAGCGTTAATCGGAATTACTGGGCGTAAAGCGTGCGTAGGTGGCTTGATAAGCCAGATGTGAAAGCCCCGGGCTCAACCTGGGAATTGCACCTGGAACTGTAAGGCTAGAGTACGGTAGAGGGTAGTGGAATTTCCTGTGTAGCGGTGAAATGCGTAGATATAGGAAGGAACACCAGTGGCGAAGGCGACTGCCTGGACTGATACTGACACTGAGGCACGAAAGCGTGGGGAGCAAACAGGATTAGATACCCTGGTAGTCCACGCCGTAAACGATGAGCACTAGCCGTTGGGCAACTTGATTGCTTGGTGGCGTAGCTAACGCGCTAAGTGCTCCGCCTGGGGAGTACGGCCGCAAGGTTAAAACTCAAATGAATTGACGGGGGCCCGCACAAGCGGTGGAGCATGTGGTTTAATTCGAAGCAACGCGAAGAACCTTACCTGGCCTTGACATCCTGCGAACACTTTAGAGATAGAGTGGTGCCTTCGGGAACGCAGAGACAGGTGCTGCATGGCTGTCGTCAGCTCGTGTCGTGAGATGTTGGGTTAAGTCCCGTAACGAGCGCAACCCTTGTCCTTAGTTACCAGCATGTAATGGTGGGCACTCTAAGGAGACTGCCGGTGACAAACCGGAGGAAGGTGGGGACGACGTCAAGTCATCATGGCCCTTACGGCCAGGGCTACACACGTGCTACAATGGGGCGTACAGAGGGTTGCCAAGCTGTGAAGTGGAGCTAATCTCATAAAACGTCTCGTAGTCCGGATTGGAGTCTGCAACTCGACTCCATGAAGTCGGAATCGCTAGTAATCGTGAATCAGCATGTCACGGTGAATACGTTCCCGGGCCTTGTACACACCGCCCGTCACACCATGGGAGTGGGTTGCACCAGAAGTAGCTAGTCTAACCTTCGGGAGGACGGTTACCACGGTGTGATTCATGACTGGGGTGAAGTCGTAACAAGGTAACCCTAGGGGAACCTGGGGTTGGATCACCTCCTTAAACGAAGCTCGTCATTGCAGTTAAGAGTCCACATGAATTGTCTGATTGAAAGGTTAAACCCTGTTGGGTCGCTGACCCGGTA
This genomic interval from Spartinivicinus ruber contains the following:
- the hemJ gene encoding protoporphyrinogen oxidase HemJ, giving the protein MLYLGIKAFHIIAMVCWFAGLFYLPRLFVYHAMSKDQTSIDRFKVMERKLYRGITTPAMIATVLLGIWLLTFNFQGFMSVGWMHTKLTLVILLIIYHFTCGYFVKQFREDKNHKNHIFFRFFNEAPVLLLIGIVLLVEMQPF
- a CDS encoding bactofilin family protein, translating into MWGKAKPRKISVEKHGHTTLIASCTTVTGDITFTGMLQVEGIIKGNVTSTEGEIRLAESGVIDGEIRAPSVVINGKVHGDVFASDKLELASKALIEGNVYYNRVEMVMGAQVNGKLEHKPTKLAERRSKEKEKPVVTSKKDQAASSAALKQQAKAALESTG
- a CDS encoding chloride channel protein, with amino-acid sequence MNQQPLPQRLLQRFRHQLANVDALPQLAILGFAAGLFTGIVIVLFRAAVEFPLSLLLPFKDHENFEGIGPLWRILLPCIGVVVLVLVFSRIATQHRKVGIAHVIERLGFHQGHLPWKNFTNQFIGGVITLMSGQSCGREGPAVHLGASGSSLIGQWLKLPNNSIRTLVGCGSAAAIAACFNTPMAGVIFAMEVIMMEYTIIGFTPVIIASVTAAVVSQAVYGAEPAFIVPQLQMGSLTELPLMITEAVVIGSLAAAFIWLVRFFSRLKFSWWQKFLAVGLATGAIGFYIPEVLGIGYDTVNEILVGNLSWQLLLLLLPCKLIITAAACGAGIPGGIIGPSLLVGATFGALTGLASFTLFPSNTASEGFYAMLGMGAMMGAVLQAPLAALIAVLELTQNPNIILPAMLIIVVANLTSSEIFKQPSIFTALLKEQGVDPTSDPLSQALRRIGVASMMDRRFVRLPRHCSYDDACHALDSKPVWIVIDDKQPRAILLAADLARYLEAKRTNKTDEATDQVDEEAPLLDLLGLPGQRKDIAPLYIQATLQEAREKLRQTGVEALYIQNVGAPLISPINGILTKEDIERYYHLRK
- a CDS encoding tetratricopeptide repeat protein, translating into MAVNKYISLLLISFLSPFAAGYSNSTLDTLVSFSHDIEVPPDSSKADLFESEDNKAYYDDVVNGFYLWQAERYFGQSDIKRAKAAIDNVLADSPDLAAAHAALGRYYFYVHDFQMSLKEFLLAQYLDPDYFPAYVDAADLYIKVFKRADLAIDSYKKALAIKPDHGQVHYALAVAYINDNQLDKAKLHFLQAAIIAPWYAQSWLAMGHIAMAEGNLNKAQQFLDKLLDYQPGFAPAYILLGDLFRKKKQYTKALSAYHQAITLQDDLSTAWMKIASLHEQLGADTQAINAYQKIVAIRPTEAEVYNNLAKLTMKKNQLVKAEEWARQAILLAPHKLIFRQTLAWIYQAQGKFEEALNLIKQFIGQEDDNAEIHYQLGVIYQKLEQAEKAKFFLQRAISINPNYNDARQVLKGL
- a CDS encoding anhydro-N-acetylmuramic acid kinase, whose amino-acid sequence is MMTPHPNYYIGIISGTSMDAVDAAIVCFDPEFKLVATQEIPIGEQLKQQIAQLADSSLIRIKDLAQIDIELGLLFAQASLSLIEKCQIPCKQIKAIGCHGQTIRHYPELGFSWQIGDPNIIAEKTSITTVADFRRRDLAAGGEGAPLVPAFHASIFRNYQTDRVIANLGGIANITTLPKDNSQPVLGFDTGPANGLCDLWVKKHLDQSYDKSGNWASKGKVNLPLLESMLTEKYFQQPPPKSTGRELFNLEWLEQHLKGYHDVTANDVQTTLVELTAISLTQAITSYGFKTGELYLCGGGAFNEYLTCRIKHHLPSYLVTTTEKLGLNPAWVEAAAFAWLAKQALTKQPGNLSTVTNAAGPRVLGAIYPG
- the erpA gene encoding iron-sulfur cluster insertion protein ErpA; the encoded protein is MTAETFDPGIPLTFTANAAAKVKSLIEEEGNEQLKLRVFVTGGGCSGFQYGFTFDEDIADDDTQIERDGVRLVVDALSFQYLVGAEVDYIEGLQGSQFVVNNPNATTTCGCGSSFSI
- the argC gene encoding N-acetyl-gamma-glutamyl-phosphate reductase; this translates as MYKIGLVGGTGYTGAELMRLLVSHPQVKLHVITSRSEQGIAVEDMFPSLRGFVDLSFTNPSIETLAECDLVFFATPNGVAMKLVPELLKEGIKVVDLAADFRLQDPVVWEQWYGCPHACPEVLKQAVYGLPEVNRKLIKQAQLVANPGCYPTAVQLGLLPLIEQDLADTDYLIADVKSGVSGAGRGAKVGSLLCEASENMTAYGVSGHRHLPEITQGLQRAAQDKPIGLTFVPHLTPMIRGIHATLYIRVMDKQVDLQALYEKRFADEPFVDVLPQGEHPHTRSVKGTNTCRMAVHRPQNGEIVVVLSAIDNLVKGAAGQAIQNMNIMLGIEEAQSLLVPGLMP
- a CDS encoding DUF6776 family protein, which codes for MAAVKGSKQEKLIVVPYHPVQRVFQRILYWLLLFAVAASCYVLGAFVGTGSQQDVIAERDRLRLTEQEQRQELSQLRQQEASLQREKQVDQELVKALKEQIRQLENDKLAQEQGLAFYKKIMSPESEDKGLQIERFILKPTQHPRRYQYKVLVTQVAENSATLHGHVNITIVGKQSGKAHKIALKSVSTDISQQNIKLGFKYFQNIPGPDDRFGVMDLPAGFKPEYVLITGQSKAPKVKTVTKRVKWIDTETQLNVGQG